In the genome of Rhodamnia argentea isolate NSW1041297 chromosome 3, ASM2092103v1, whole genome shotgun sequence, one region contains:
- the LOC125314088 gene encoding uncharacterized protein LOC125314088 — MNQRFESMMSQMIERMMAITVAFAKHPTGPTPQNVASPTPPASNPEKASEHVHGYTMSLEDIVIAGASSSAPSPALISQASPMTMGPFGEMAKLLAQMEQRIREVEGTHNIPQVDFSAFSKVNVPEKFKMPDFEKYDGTSNPVQHVQIYQARMNKYAANSPPMIQTFQAGPKDAAMRWYTDYEIYSMENRKKAANAFVKHFSFNLDVLISREDLERAEMKKGETIKQYATKWRNVASQLKPVPPERELMKLFVSTLPQTMRSRILGSAATSFGHLITMAEEIESGMKKGWYGDVATSTKRFTAKKDKEPVSQVNMTYARKPMAQVPVVQIPNQQQGNFSAQRQKGNLRPPRQFTPLPRTPSRVLAVLRKKGLLSSEPLRLGNTNSPRYNPSKKCDYHCGEPGHDADGCYVLKHRIQDLLDSKAFSFQDNSQPNTKNNPLPDHSCKVNAVFSSKGGRRGVFKIRVVDIFNALVRAGYYQVGEIVLFGQLEERISTLMEKGLIVRANQSEVVATVSQIVIDGDQEFAVFALSQSESSPKVKAVEADVASLIKSDPELADMPALEDAIDDELGIVIPETLVITSPHPFPHKDGKAIPWSYDLAPITRSGRAYNDDQPAKQVAEKDATEFLAVIKTSEYNIVDRLRKLPARVSLLELLQSSKKHRDSPIKVLGQIHVPENIDQDRLENFVRAILLKDRVAFVDDEIPAEGRGHNKALHITLKHKQTYVARVLIDNGSALNICPLATPNRLGVDLAGMRAAKTSVRSFEGMKKNVMGQINLEIRIGPSLFDVLFQVLDIPSAFNLLLGRPWIHNTGDVPSSLHRKIKFVVDQKLVIVHGEEDHRIFNETAIPYNEPAHNEEDSYHAFELVRTIHASPESPLPVLEI; from the coding sequence ATGAACCAGAGGTTTGAGAGTATGATGAGCCAAATGATAGAACGTATGATGGCTATTACTGTTGCTTTTGCTAAACACCCGACCGGTCCAACACCTCAGAACGTCGCCTCTCCGACCCCTCCCGcaagcaatcccgagaaggcttccgagcatgtccATGGTTACACCATGTCGCTAGAGGATATTGTCATTGCTGGCGCTAGCTCGagcgccccatcaccagctctcatctcccaagccagccctATGACTATGGGACCATTCGgtgaaatggccaagttattaGCCCAAATGGAGCAAAGGATCCGAGAAGTAGAAGGTACCCACAACATTCCCCAGGTTGATTTCTCCGCCTTCTCGAAGGTCAATGTGCCCGAGAAGTttaaaatgcccgacttcgaaaagtacGACGGCACTTCCAACCCAGTGCAACATGTCCAGATATACCAAGCTAGGATGAACAAGTATGCGGCTAACAGCCCTCCGATGATTCAGACCTTCCAAGCCGGTCCGAAAGATGCAGCTATGAGATGGTACACGGACTATGAAATCTATAGCATGGAGAATCGgaagaaggcagctaatgcttttgtTAAGCATTTTAGCTTCAACTTGGATGTTCTCATTTCTAGGGAAGATCTAGAACGTGCAGAGATGAAGAAAGGCGAGACGATTAAACAGTATGCCACTaagtggaggaatgtggcatctcagcTGAAGCCGGTACCCCCCGAgcgagagctcatgaaattgtttgtctcCACTTTACCTCAGACGATGCGGTCACGAATCCTTGGATCTGCTGCAACGTCGTTCGGTCACCTCATTACGATGGCTGAGGAGATTGAGagtggcatgaagaaaggttggtacggagATGTTGCCACCAGTACCAAGAGATTCAcggcaaagaaagacaaagagccCGTCTcacaggttaacatgacctatgcCCGAAAACCCATGGCCCAAGTGCCGGTCGTGCAAATCCCTAACCAACAGCAGGGCAACTTTAGTGCACAAcggcaaaaaggaaatttacgTCCTCCTCGGCAATTTACTCCTTTACCTAGGACCCCGTCACGGGTGCTTGCGGTCTTACGTAAGAAAGGGCTTCTATCTTCCGAACCTCTACGACTTGGTAACACGAACTCACCAAGGTATAACCCGTCAAAGAAGTGTGACTACCATTGTGGTGAGCCCGGACATGATGCAGATGGCTGTTATGTGTTGAAACACCGCATTCAAGACTTGCTTGAttccaaagcattttcatttcaagacaATAGTCAGCCAAATAccaagaataatcctttgccggatcactcGTGCAAGGTTAATGCTGTATTTAGTTCTAAAGGCGGACGAAGAGGTGTTTTTAAGATCCGAGTGGTTGACATTTTCAATGCTCTGGTTAGAGCAGGCTATTATCAGGTTGGAGAAATAGTATTGTTCGGCCAGTTGGAAGAAAGAATCTCAACTCTTATGGAGAAAGGGCTGATAGTCCGGGCGAATCAGAGCGAGGTTGTAGCCACCGTATCTCAGATTGTAATTGACGGGGATCAAGAATTTGCTGTTTTTGCTCTATCTCAATCTGAATCTTCTCCGAAGGTTAAAGCAGTAGAAGCCGACGTGGCTAGTCTAATTAAGAGTGATCCGGAGTTAGCTGATATGCCCGCATTGGAGGACGCAATagatgatgaactcggaattgTTATACCCGAGACTTTGGTGATTACTTCCCCCCATCCTTTTCCTCATAAAGATGGCAAGGCAATTCCTTGGTCCTATgaccttgccccgataacaaggtCCGGACGTGCTTATAATGATGATCAGCCTGCCAAGCAGGTGGCTGAAAAGGATGCAACAGAGTTTTTGGCTGTGATCAAGACGAGTGAGTACAACATTGTTGATCGATTACGAAAGTTGCCGGCTCGGGTTTCTCTACTTGAGCTCTTACAGTCATCTAAAAAACATCGGGATTCCCCGATAAAGGTGTTGGGCCAAATTCATGTGCCTGAAAACATCGATCAAGATAGGTTGGAGAATTTTGTTAGGgccatccttctaaaagatcgggTCGCATTTGTCGACGATGAGATCCCCGCCGAAGGACGAGGCCACAACAAGGCCTTACACATAACGCTTAAGCACAAACAGACTTATGTGGCTCGAGTGCTCATTGATAATGGGTCGGCATTGAATATTTGTCCCCTAGCTACACCGAACCGCCTAGGAGTTGACTTGGCCGGGATGCGGGCAGCCAAAACCTCGGTCCGATCTTTTGAAGGTATGAAAAAGAATGTTATGGGGCAAATTAATCTCGAGATCCGGATTGGGCCATCTCTGTTCGATGTCTTATTCCAAGTGTTAGACATCCCATCTGCATTCAACCTCTTGCTAGGACGTCCGTGGATTCACAATACGGGTGATGTTCCATCAAGTCTTCATCGGAAGATCAAGTTCGTGGTTGACCAGAAGTTAGTGATCGTCCATGGTGAAGAAGATCATCGAATCTTCAACGAAACGGCTATCCCCTACAATGAGCCGGCTcataatgaagaagattcttaccatgctTTTGAGCTAGTGCGGACCATTCATGCATCGCCGGAAAGTCCCTTACCTGTTCTCGAAATATAA